The following DNA comes from Streptomyces globosus.
GGCGGTCAAGGACCGCAAGGTCACCGCCCGCCAGGTCAAGGACCGCCTGGACCGCGAGCTCATCGGCAACGTCTCGCTCCGCGTCCTCGACACCGACCGCCCGGACGCCTGGGAGGTCCAGGGCCGCGGTGAGCTCGCGCTCGCCATCCTGGTCGAGCAGATGCGCCGCGAGGGCTTCGAGCTGACCATCGGCAAGCCGCAGGTCGTCACCAAGGAGGTCGACGGCAAGGTCCACGAGCCCGTCGAGCGCATGACGATCGACGTGCCCGAGGAGCACATGGGCGCCGTCACCCAGCTCATGGGCGTCCGCAAGGGCCGTATGGACAACATGTCCAACCACGGCTCCGGCTGGGTCCGCATGGAGTTCGTCGTCCCGTCCCGCGGCCTGATCGGCTTCCGTACGGAGTTCCTGACGCAGACCCGCGGCACGGGCATCGCCCACTCCATCCACGAGGGCCACGAGCCGTGGTTCGGCCCGCTGCAGACGCGCAACAACGGCTCGCTGGTCGCCGACCGCGCCGGTGCGGTCACCGCCTTCGCGATGACCAACCTGCAGGAGCGCGGCGTGCTGTTCACCGACCCCGGCACCGAGGTGTACGAGGGCATGATCGTCGGCGAGAACTCGCGCTCCGACGACATGGACGTGAACATCACTAAGGAGAAGAAGCTCACGAACATGCGGTCCTCGTCGGCCGACTCGTTCGAGGCGATCGTTCCGCCGCGCAAGCTCTCCCTGGAGCAGTCCCTGGAGTTCTGCCGCGACGACGAGTGCGTCGAGGTGACCCCGGAGGCCGTCCGCATCCGCAAGGTCGTCCTGGACCAGAAGGAGCGCTCGCGCACCGCCTCGCGCGCCAAGGCCGCCAAGTAGTCCGGTAGTTGGCCGACCCGCCGGTCGCGCCGCACCGCAGGGCAGCCCCCCTCGCCACGGAGTCCCGTGGCGAGGGGGGCTGTTCGCGTTTCGAGCGGGGCTGTTCGCGTTTGTCAAGCGGATTGTTGTGTTCAGTTGTCCGCATTCCGACCGTCGCGCTCCGGATGGTGAGCCAACCGTCCGTTTCGCGCGTGTCTGTCTCTGTTCCCTTTGTCCGGATTTCGGGTTTCTGGCGCGGATCGATGTTGTGAAAACGAGACCACTGAAGTGTGGTTTACGGTCGGGCGGTCCCTGAGGATGGCTCCATTGAGCTCGGGTCAATGGGTCACACGCTGTGGGGAGCGTCGACTCACGAGCACACACGATGGGGCCGGTTTTCGCTGTCAGGGGTGTCAGCGGGCCGGGTTCCGTCACGTATCGACAGTGACTCCTGAGGAGGCAATTACCCATGCGCGGAGCAACGAGCGCCAAGTGGGTCGCCGGTGCCGTCATCGTGGCGATGGCTGCAACGGCTTGCAGCACCAGCAAGGAAGGCGACGGCAAGGCCAAGTCCGGTGGCAACATCACCGTGGTGCTCGGCGAGCCGCAGCACGGCCTGATCGGTCAGAACACCGCCGAGTCCGAGGGCGCCGAGGTTCTCAACGCCCTCTTCACCGGCCTGGTGGACTACGACAACAAGACCAACGAGCCGAAGCTCGCGGTGGCCGAGTCCATCGACACCCAGGACTCGAAGACCTGGACCATCAAGCTGAAGGACGGCTACACCTTCCACAACGGTGAGAAGGTCGACGCCCAGTCGTTCGTCCGCGCCTGGAACTGGGGCGCCAACCAGGAGAACGCCGCCGAGGGCCTGCCCTTCTTCTCCAAGATCGAGGGCTCCGACGAGCTGGCGCCGGGCAAGGACAAGAAGCCCACCGCCACCGAGCTCAAGGGCCTCAAGGTCGTCGACGAGAAGACCTTCACCGTCACGCTGAAGCAGCCCTTCTCGCAGTTCAAGACCATGCTGGGCTACAACGCCTTCTACCCGCTGCCGAAGGCGTTCGAGGCCGACCCGAAGAAGTTCGGCGAGGCCCCGATCGGCAACGGCCCGTTCCAGATGGACGGCGCCTGGGAGCACAACAAGCAGATCAAGGTCAAGCGCTTCGAGAACTACGCCGGCAGCAAGGCGAAGCTCGACGGCGTCACCTTCAAGATCTACGACAACCTGGACACGGCGTACAACGACCTGCGCGCCGACACCATCCAGATCGTCGACAAGCTCCCCACCTCGGCGATGGCCACCGTCTCCCAGGAGTTCGGCGAGCGCTACATCTACAAGCCGGAGTCGGGCGTCGGCTACGTGGGCCTGCCGATCTCCACCAACCCGGAGGCCTTCGGCAAGGTCGAGATCCGCAAGGCGATCTCCATGGCCATCGACCGGGAGGCGCTGACGAAGACCATCTTCAACAACACGCGCAAGCCGGCCGACGACTTCATCAGCCCCATCATCCCCGGCTACCGCAAGGGCGCCCTGGGCGAGGCGGGCACCTACAACCCGGCCAAGGCCAAGGAGCTGTGGACCCAGGCGGGCGGTGTTCCGGGCAACAAGATCGAGCTCGGCTACAACGCCGACGGCGGCCACAAGGAGTGGATCGAGGCCGTCGCCAACCAGCTGAAGGCGAACCTCGGCGTCGAGGTCACCCCCAAGCCGTTCGCCAAGTTCGGCGACATGCTCACCGACCTGGGCGACAAGAAGTACAAGGGCGCCTTCCGCATGGCGTGGTCCATGGACTACCCGGCCGCGGAGAACTACCTGCGTCCGATCTTCTCGAAGGTCGCGATCGACCACGGCTCGAACTACGGCGGCTACGTCAACGAAGAGTTCGAGAAGCTGATGGACGAGGCCGACAAGACCGTCGACCCGGCCGCCTCGATCAAGCTGTACCAGCAGGCCGATGACATCATCATCCGCGACCTGCCGTACATCCCGGTCTTCACCTACATGTCCTCCTCGGCCTACTCCAAGTCCGTGAAGAACGTCGAGATCGACGCCCAGGGCCGCATGGACCTGGCCAACGTCGAACTCAACTAACACGCTTCTTCACCAAGGGGAACTGACTCGGGGGCAAGCGGACGGAACAAGGGTTCCGTCCGCCTGCCCCCTGCCCCTGTTCAACTGCTGGAGGTCTGATGGGCCGCTACCTCATCCGCCGACTCATACAGGCGATCCCTGTTCTGCTCGGTGCCACTTTCCTGATCTACTTCCTCACCTTCGCGCTGGGCGGCGACCCCGTGCAGGCCCTCGCCGGCGAAAAGAAGGCCGACCCCCTCGTCGCCGCGATGCTGCGCGAGAAGTACCACCTCGACGACCCCTTCCTGGTCCAGTACTGGAACTACCTGACCGGTGTGCTCCAGGGGAACCTCGGCGAGACCCTGAACGGGCGCCAGGTCCTGGACCTCATCACCGAGGCCTTCCCGTACACGGTCAACCTCGCCATCGTGGCCTTCGCCATCGAGGCGCTCGTCGGCGTCACCGCCGGCATCATGGCCGCGCTGCGCCGCGGCAAGTTCCTCGACCAGCTGGTCCTCATCTCCACCCTGCTGGTCATCTCCATCCCGGTGTTCGTCACCGGCTTCGTCCTCCAGCTCCTCCTCGGAGTCGAGCTGAAGGAACTCGGGTTCGACTTCTTCCCGGTCTCCTTCAACGAGTCGGACGGGTTCAAGGCGTACCTGCTGCCCGGCTTCATCCTGGCCTCGACGTCCCTCGCGTACGTCACGCGCCTGACCCGGACCAGCCTGATGGAGACCATGCGCGCCGACTACGTGCGCACCGCGGTCGCCAAGGGCCTGCCCCGGCGCCGGGTGGTCGTGAACCACGCCCTGCGCAACGCGCTGATCCCGATCGTCACCTTCCTCGGCGCGGACCTCGGCTCCCTGATGGGCGGCGCGGTCATCACCGAGAACATCTTCAACATCAACGGCATCGGTGGCCTGATCGCCCAGGCCATCCGCCTCGACCAGGGCACCGTGCTCGTGGGCGTCGTGACGCTGCTCGTCCTCGTCTACCTGCTCGCCAACCTGATCGTGGACCTGCTCTACGCCGTGCTCGACCCGAGGATCCGCTATGCGTGACACGACTTCGGTGGAGGACTCGATGACCGACACCCAGACCGCCGGCGC
Coding sequences within:
- a CDS encoding ABC transporter permease, whose protein sequence is MGRYLIRRLIQAIPVLLGATFLIYFLTFALGGDPVQALAGEKKADPLVAAMLREKYHLDDPFLVQYWNYLTGVLQGNLGETLNGRQVLDLITEAFPYTVNLAIVAFAIEALVGVTAGIMAALRRGKFLDQLVLISTLLVISIPVFVTGFVLQLLLGVELKELGFDFFPVSFNESDGFKAYLLPGFILASTSLAYVTRLTRTSLMETMRADYVRTAVAKGLPRRRVVVNHALRNALIPIVTFLGADLGSLMGGAVITENIFNINGIGGLIAQAIRLDQGTVLVGVVTLLVLVYLLANLIVDLLYAVLDPRIRYA
- a CDS encoding peptide ABC transporter substrate-binding protein; its protein translation is MRGATSAKWVAGAVIVAMAATACSTSKEGDGKAKSGGNITVVLGEPQHGLIGQNTAESEGAEVLNALFTGLVDYDNKTNEPKLAVAESIDTQDSKTWTIKLKDGYTFHNGEKVDAQSFVRAWNWGANQENAAEGLPFFSKIEGSDELAPGKDKKPTATELKGLKVVDEKTFTVTLKQPFSQFKTMLGYNAFYPLPKAFEADPKKFGEAPIGNGPFQMDGAWEHNKQIKVKRFENYAGSKAKLDGVTFKIYDNLDTAYNDLRADTIQIVDKLPTSAMATVSQEFGERYIYKPESGVGYVGLPISTNPEAFGKVEIRKAISMAIDREALTKTIFNNTRKPADDFISPIIPGYRKGALGEAGTYNPAKAKELWTQAGGVPGNKIELGYNADGGHKEWIEAVANQLKANLGVEVTPKPFAKFGDMLTDLGDKKYKGAFRMAWSMDYPAAENYLRPIFSKVAIDHGSNYGGYVNEEFEKLMDEADKTVDPAASIKLYQQADDIIIRDLPYIPVFTYMSSSAYSKSVKNVEIDAQGRMDLANVELN